The genomic stretch AAGACGCAATGGGAACGGAGTTTTCTGCAGCCTATCTTAAGCTCAAGCACAATGAGTGGAACGCTTATGCCGGTCATTTCACGCAATGGGAAAGAGCCAATGCGCTGGATGTCTAGGCAGGGCGAGCGGCTGCAATGATCTGAGGATGATCGCCGTGAAACTTATGGGCGCCGGGCTTTCCGGCGCCTTATCATTGGGTTAGAGACGCACGGCGCATACCTGGACCAGGAGAGACAAAGACAATGACGAGTTACGTACTGACCGTATCCTGCAAATCGACGCGTGGCATCGTGGCCGCGATTTCGGGCTATCTGGCCGAGCAGGGCTGCAACATCGTCGACTCGTCGCAATTTGATGACCTGGACACCGGCAAGTTCTTCATGCGCGTCTCCTTCATCTCCGAAAAGAGCGCGACACTCGACGATTTGCAGACAGGCTTTGTTCCGATCGCCACAGAGCTCGGCATGGACTATGAGCTCCATGATGCGGCAAAGCGGATGAAGGTCCTGCTAATGGTATCGCGCTTCGGACACTGCCTCAACGACCTACTCTATCGCTGGAAGATCGGCGCTCTGCCAATCGAGATCGTGGGCGTTGTCTCCAACCACTTCGATTACCAGAAGGTCGTCGTCAATCACGACATCCCCTTCCACCACATCAAGGTGACCAAGGAAAACAAGCCGCAGGCCGAGGCACAGCTCATGGAACTGGTCGAGCAGACCGGCGCCGAGCTGATCGTGCTAGCCCGCTATATGCAGGTTCTATCCGACAGCCTCTGCCAGAAGATGTCCGGCAAGATCATCAACATTCATCACTCGTTTCTGCCGTCCTTCAAGGGCGCCAATCCCTACAAGCAGGCCTTTGAGCGCGGCGTGAAACTGATCGGAGCCACAGCGCATTACGTGACCGCCGATCTTGATGAAGGTCCGATCATCGAGCAGGACACGGTGCGCGTCACCCATGCCCAAAGCCCCGAAGACTATGTCTCACTGGGCCGCGACGTGGAAAGCCAGGTTCTGGCACGGGCTATCCACGCTCACATTCATCACCGCACTTTCATTAACGGCAACCGCACCGTTGTCTTCCCGGCAAGCCCAGGCTCCTACGCATCCGAGCGCATGGGCTGAAGGTAACCCTTGGATTCCCGGTGTCATTCAAGCGCCGGGATGGACGGAAATGTATGCTCTGCTAATCTCGCCGGACATGATTCTCTAGGGGGACGAACATGGCCGCAGATACGCTCCTCAACCGCACGAGACTGCCCCGGCCAGATGTTTCTGACCAGGATGCAGCCGACGTGCTGCGGGAGTATTTTGGTCTTGCGGGCGAGATCGAGGAGCTGGGGAGCCAGCAGGACCGGAATTTCCGTATCACCACAGAGACCGGTCGATTTGTCCTCAAGATTTGCCAGCCGGAATATGGCCTTGCGGAGCTTGAGGCACAGAACGCGGCCATGCAGCATCTTAGCAACCGCGTGGCGGATATCAGGGTGCCCCAGCCGGTCCCGGCCCTGAGCGGCCAAGAGATCATTACAGTCGAAATCAACGGCCAGTCCTATCGCGCCCGGGTCCTCTCCTATCTTGATGGCGAACCACTGACCCAGCACAAGTACCTGGCACCGGAGGTAATCGCAGCCTTTGGCGAGCTTGCCGCAAAGACGGCAAAGGGGTTGTCTGATTTTCGCCATCCCGGTCTCGTCCGCGAGATCCAATGGGACTTGCGGCGCGCCGGCCCTGTTGCCTTGCATCTGCTGAAATCAATCAGCGACCAAGAACGACGCGATACCATTGCCAAGGCGATGATCGTGACGGTCAAGCGCCTGCAGCCTTTGACATCACAATTGCGGGTTCAGGCGGTTCATCATGACATCACCGATGACAATATCGTCAGCCATCACAGCGAACACGGACGCCTGATACCGGACAGCGTCATCGACTTCGGTGATGTGATGGAGGGCTGGCTCGTCGCGGAACTTGCAGTTACTTGCGCAGCGCTTCTGCACCACGCGGATGGCGACCCCTTTGTGATCTTGCCCGCGGTGAAGGCCTTCCACCAGCATTACCCGCTGACAGAGCCTGAACTGAAGGCACTGTGGCCCCTGATCGTCGCCCGCGCCGGTATCCTGGTGGCAAGTTCTGAACAGCAATTGTCGATCGATCCCGACAACGACTATGTGCTCGGCAATGCCGCCCATGAGCGCGAAATTTTTGCTGTCGTCACTTCGGTTCCCTTTTCGCTCATGGAAACAGCAATCCTGGATGCTGCCGGCTTTGAGCTAGGTCCGATCGAAACCGTCATCAGCGGTCCCCTCTTGCCGTCGCTTGCACCGTCAGACATCCGTCTGACCGATCTCAGCAGCACAAGCGCCGAATTCGTGGAGGACAATTGGGCCGACCGCGAAATTGACTGGAAAGCATTGGCCAGAGCCGCGAGCGACACAGGTACCGCGTCCACCCGCTACGGGGAATATAGGCTGAGCTACACCCGCCTGCGCGCGCCTCAACCACCCGCAACATTTGCGCTTCATGTCGACATATGCCTGATTGGTGGCACAGAAGCGATTGCACCTTTTGATGCCACCGTCTTGCGTGATGGCCATCATGTCATCCTGGTTGGAAAAGACCTGTCGATCCATGTCGACGGGATTGACTGTGAGATAGAGGAAGGCGGCACCGTTGCTGCCGGTGACCGGCTCGGTCAGATCGCAGGCCCGGTGGGCGGCATTGGCGGTTTGCGTTTGCAACTCTGCCGCGACATCGACCTGGTCCCGCCGCTTTTCGCCAAGCCGCAACATGCCCATGTCTGGCAGATGCTTTGCCCCTCCCCTGCAGTCGTCCTCGGCTTCCCGGTGGAGGCCCCCGCACCGGAAACAGCAGCGCTCCTCGCCAAGCGGCAGCAGAACTTCGCCGCCTCACAGAAGCATTATTACGGCCATCCGCCGCAATTTGAGCGCGGCTGGAAGGAACACATGTTCAGTGTCGAGGGGCGTGCCTATCTCGATATGGTCAACAATGTGACGATCCTTGGCCATGGCCACCCGCGCCTGTCCGCTGCTATCGGCCGCCAATGGTCGATGCTCAATACAAATTCGCGTTTTCATTACGCAGCGGTAGCGGAATTCTCGGAGCGGCTGGCCAGTCTTGCACCGGATGGCCTCGATACGGTCTTTCTCGTGAATAGCGGATCGGAAGCCGTCGATCTCGCGCTGCGCCTCGCCTGGGCCCATACCGGACATCGGAACATCCTGAGCCTGCTGGAAGCCTATCATGGCTGGACAGTGGCAAGCGATGCCGTATCGACATCCATTGCTGACAACCCGAATGCCTTGGAAACAAGACCTGGTTGGGTGCGTCCGGTGCTTTCGCCAAATACCTATCGGGGCAGATTTCGCGGCGAGGATACCACTGCGGATTACGTTGCGGCGGTCGCCCAGAAGCTTGCCGAAATCGAGGCCGTGGGTGAAGGTCTTGCGGGCTTCATCGCCGAAAGCGTCTATGGCAATGCCGGCGGGATTGTCCTGCCAAAAGGATATCTGTCCGAAGTCTATGCGCGCGTGAGGGACAGAGGCGGTCTGTGCATCGCCGATGAAGTCCAGATCGGCTATGGCAGACTTGGTCACCACTTCTGGGGTTTCGAACACCAGGGGGTCATCCCGGACATCATCACGGTCGCCAAAGGCATGGGCAACGGCCATCCGCTCGGAGCAGTCATCACGCGTCGCGATATCGCTGACAGCCTTGAACGCGAGGGCTACTTCTTCTCCTCCTCCGGCGGCAGCCCGGTCAGCTCTGCTGTTGGGATGACAGTTCTCGACGTCATGGCAGATGAGCAGTTGCAGGAAAATGCGAGGACGGTAGGCGACCATCTCAAGTATCGGCTGGAAGGCCTGATTGATCAGTTTCCGATCGTCGGCGCTGTGCACGGCATGGGGCTTTACCTGGGTCTTGAATTCGTCCGCAATCGCCAAACTCTTGAGCCAGCAACACAGGAAACAACCGCAATCTGCAACAGGCTGCTGGATCTCGGCGTCATCATGCAACCCACCGGCGACCACCTTAACGTTCTGAAAATAAAGCCGCCTCTCTGTCTTTCGATTGAAAGTGCCGATTTCTTCGTCGACATGCTCGAAAAGGTGCTTTTGGAGGGCTGGTAACATGAATTGGCAGAGCGCGGCTTACTGTGTTTTCGCTAACGGCAAGAGCCGAAATTGAAACTAGGCTTAAACCGCTCGCAAACCCCGCGTGAAGGAACCTGAAACAGGTTCTTTCCTCAATTGAAGCAAAGAGCTTATCTGCATCCCAGACAGCAGGTCCTGCTGGAAAATGGGAATACCGGAAGTGACGGAAGTATCAGCAAGCCACTTAACCACGCTATGTGTTTTGATTTTCATACTTAAACAGCTCTTGGGTGACTTTTTTCTGCAGACAAGGTGGATGGCCAGCGGCAAGGAAAGTAAGACCGACTGGCTGCTGCCATTAGCGGCTCATGCCGCAATCCATGCAGCCCTAACGCTTTCGATTTGCCTAATATTTGCGCCACACCTGGCGTGGCTGGCAATCGTGGACTTCATCGTGCACTTCGTCATTGATCGTGCGAAAGCCGTTACCAAGATATCCTATGGACTGACCGCGGATCGGCGCGCCTATTGGTGGCTGTTTGGCACGGATCAGACGCTGCATCACCTGACGCATCTGGCTTTTGCCGCGACGATTGCGGCGTCTTTGGGCAAGACAGTAAGCTGAGCAGGAGGTGGCGGTCAGGGCACGGTTGACCGGGCTTCCGTTAATGCACTGTCCAACCAGGTTCGAAACGTGACGAGCGGCGGGTACTCGGCCCGGTCTTTCGGAAAGGCCAGATAGTAGCGTTGATCACTCTCGATTTCGCGATCAACGGCAGCGACAAGCTCACCGCGCCGCATCTCCTCCTGAATGAGAAAAACCGGCAGAAGCGCAACGCCAAGCCCTCCCATCGCCGCCTGCGATGCTGTTGCGAACTGGTCAAAAAGCATGCCATGCACACTCTCAAACGGAACCCGATTTTCTCGAAGCCATTTTTCCCAGGCGTCAGGGCGTGTCGTGAGGTGGAGGAGCGGCACCCTCAACATATCCTCCGGCTTTTCGATTCCGTGTGCAGCCTTGAAACTCGGACTGCAGGCGGGAATAGTCGTTTCGCGCATCAGGAATGTCAGCTGGGCACCCGGCCACACGGGCTCGCCGAAATGAATGGCTGCATCAATCGAATCGAGCCTGAAATCGAAGGGCGACAGACGCGTCACCAGATTGATGGTGATGCCCGGATTGGCCACCAGAAACTGCCCAAGCCGCGGCGCCAGCCACCGTGCTCCGAAGGTCGGAAGGATCGCGAGGTTGAGCGAACCTCCCTGCGGATTGGCTCTGAGATTGAGAGAGGCATTGGAAATCCGCCGAAGCGCTTCCCGGATTTCCCGCGCATAGCTGTCGCCGGCCACAGTGAGCCGGATTGTCTGCCGCTCCCTGTAAAATAATGTAACACCCAACTGCTCCTCCAGCGCCTTGATCTGGCGGCTGACCGCACTCTGGGTCAGATCAAGCTCGCGAGCGGCAGCCGTGACGCTGCCGGTGCGGGCTGCAGCCTCAAATGCGGTCAACAACGAGAGTGATGGCAGAAAGCGTCGAGCGGGCAGCATGTCATACCTCTTTGGAATGACCTATTGAGTTTTTATCGCTGGTAACGCTTATTTTGGTCTTCTAGACTTCGCAAGGTCGTACGAGAAGGAATGACCTGAGTTGAAGCTCTGTCACCTTCAATGGCTGCCGTGCCGGTCGTGACACGGCCGAGAACATTGCCCTTTCCGAGGCCAACAACATGCAGAACGATCCCCGTTCCCACGGACTTTGGGAAAAGACGGCACCGCCAGCACCGACCACCGCCGTGCTCGAAGAGGCTCAAAGCGCAGACGTCGTCATCATCGGCGCAGGCTATACCGGCCTTTCCTGCGCCCTGCATCTTGCGGAAGCCGGAAGCCGCGTGATCGTGCTTGAGGCCAAGGAGATCGGTTTTGGTGGTGCCGGCAGAAATGTGGGGCTGATCAATGCGGGCATGTGGGTCATGCCCGATGACCTTCCCGGCGAATTGGGTCCAGTTTACGGTGAGCGCCTGCTGGAGCTTCTCGGCAACGGCCCGTCGGTCGTGATGGAACTGATCGAGCGCCACCAGATTGCCTGCGAGCTTGAACGCCAGGGAACGCTCCATTGCGCTGTCGGCGATGCCGGTCTGAAGGAGATCGAAGCCCGCGCCGAACAGTGGCAGCGGCGCGGCGCTCCTGTCGAAATCCTGGACGCGACTGAAACCGAGGGCAAAATCGGCACAACAGCCTATCGCGGAGCGCTCATGGATCGACGAGCCGGGACATTGCAGCCGCTCGCCTATGTCCGCGGGCTCGCAGCCGCCGCAATCGGTGCTGGCGCGACCATCTGCACGATGAGCCCTGTTACAGGCTATGACCGCACGGCGACCGGATGGCGCGTGACAACGCCATCGGGTACAGTTGAGGCAGATTGGATCGTGGTGGCCACGGATGCCTATAGCCATGGCCCGTTCGCCGAGGTTCGGCAGGAGCAGGTACACCTCCCCTATTTCAATCTGGCCACAGCCCCCCTCGGCGACAACCTGCGCAAATCCATCCTGCATGAACGCCAGGGCTGCTGGGACACGAAGGAAATCCTCTCGTCCTTCCGCATGGATCACGCCGGACGCCTGGTCTTTGGCAGTGTCGGTGCGCTGCGGGGAACGGGACATGCTGTTCATACCGCATGGGCAAGGCGGGCTCTGCGATCGATTTTCCCGCAACTGGGAGAGGTCGCGTTTGAAAGTGAATGGTACGGGCAGATCGGCATGACGACCAATGCCTTGCCCCGCTTTCATCGCTTCGCGGACAATATCATCGGCTTTTCCGGCTATAATGGTCGCGGCATCGCGCCGGGAACGGTGTTCGGCAAGACGATTGCCCGTCATATCCTGGGTCAGATTGCTGAGGACGAACTGCCCCTGCCACTCACTGATCCAAAGGAGCCACCCTTCCGCAGCCTGAAGGAAGCGTGGTACGAGGCTGGCTCCCAAATCGCACACCTCGCCGGTGCGAGGATTTGAGACAACAAGCACAAAGACAATAAGGGACCATCACAATGACACTCGCCAATCTGAAACTCGCCCCCGAAGTTGCTACGCTCATGGCAAAATTCGGCGTTGATGCGGCAAGCCTCAACGGCGGCAGCCTTGCGGTTCGCAGCCCGATTACTGGCGAAACAATTGCGAAAGTCTCGGAAATTTCCAACACAGACGCCACCAAGGCTTTGGAAGCGGCCCATCAGGCCTTTCTCGAATGGCGCCTCGTCCCCGCGCCGAAGCGCGGCGAACTGATCCGCCTTCTGGGCGAAGAATTGCGTGCAGCCAAGGACGATCTCGGTCGCCTGGTCTCGCTGGAAGTCGGTAAGGTCACGTCGGAAGGCCTGGGCGAAGTCCAGGAAATGATCGACATCTGTGACTTTGCAGTCGGTCTGTCTCGCCAGCTTTATGGCCTGACCATCGCCACAGAACGCTCCGAACACCGGATGATGGAAACCTGGCATCCCTTGGGCGTCACCGGCATTATCTCCGCCTTCAACTTTCCGGTCGCTGTCTGGTCCTGGAATGCAGCGCTCGCCATCGTTTGCGGCAATCCGACGGTTTGGAAGCCATCGGAAAAGACGCCGCTGACTGCGATTGCCACGCAGGCCATTTTTGAAAAAGCCCTGAAGCGCTATGTGGCAGAAGGCGGATCGGCACCGTCGAATCTTTCGACCCTCCTGATCGGCGGTCGTGACATCGGCGAGATCCTGGTGGATCACCCGAAAGTGGCACTTGTTTCGGCGACCGGCTCGACCGCCATGGGACGCGCCGTTGGCCCGCGCGTTGCAGCCCGCTTCGGTCGCAGCATTCTGGAACTAGGTGGCAACAATGCTGCGATTGTTGGCCCGACCGCCGACCTCGATCTTACTCTGCGCGGCGTTGCCTTCTCTGCCATGGGTACAGCCGGTCAGCGCTGCACCAGCCTTCGCCGCCTCTTCGTTCACGAGAGCGTCTATGATGCGCTGGTGCCAAGCCTGATCAAGGCCTATGGCTCGGTGAAGATCGGCAATCCCCTCGAAGCCGGCACGCTGATTGGCCCGCTGGTCGACAAGGGTGCCTTTGATCGCATGCAGAGCGCACTGGAAGCCGCCAGAGCTGCCGGTGGCAAGGTAGCCGGCGGCGAGCGTGTTCACGACAGTGAACTGGCCGATGCATACTATGTTCGCCCGGCGCTTGTGGAAATGCCCGAACAAACCGGTCCGGTAATCGAGGAGACCTTTGCCCCGATCCTTTATGTGATGAAGTACAAGGACTTCGATGACGCGCTGGCCATGAACAATGCCGTTCCGCAGGGTCTCTCCTCTTCTGTCTTCACAAATGACATTCGTGAAGCGGAAGCTTTCGTCTCCGACCGTGGCTCCGACTGCGGCATCGCCAACGTCAACATCGGTCCGTCAGGCGCCGAAATCGGCGGTGCCTTTGGTGGCGAAAAGGAAACGGGCGGCGGGCGCGAGTCCGGCTCGGATGCCTGGAAGGCCTATATGCGGCGGGCGACCAACACGATCAATTTTGGTCGCACCCTGCCACTCGCCCAAGGTGTCAAGTTCGATATCGGTTGAGCCAGTCAGGGCTGGCGCAGCAAGGCGCTTCGCCGGCCCTTCGACCAAGGTGTCACCGCCTCCCACAACGCTTACTCTGGTCATCGGCCTGTAAATCAGGAAGACTAACCCTGTCGTTTTAACGACAACGGTAATCCCGACGCGACCGGAGGCAGAATGCAGCTTGAGGATCAATCCGAGGTCATCCGCTTTCTGTCTGACCCATCGACCTATGGTGCAACCGATAAGGTCGAAGTGATCGAAACCCATATCTCCGTGGTATTCCTTGTGGGAGATCGGGCGTTCAAGCTGAAGCGTGCGGTGAAACTACCCTATGCGGATTTCTCCACCCCTGACTTGAGGCGCCATTACTGCCAGCGGGAGCTTGAGCTCAACGGTCGGGCAGCGCCTGAAATCTATCGCGCGATCCGTCGGATTACCCGGAGCCGAGATGGCAGCCTTGTGTTCGAAGGCTCCGGTGAACCAGTCGATTTCGTTGTCGAAATGCTGCGGTTCGATCAACGTGATCTCTTCGATCGCATGGCTGCGGACCATCGTCTGACCACTGCGATCATGGAGGAGACGGCAGATCGCATCATCGCCTTCCACAAGACTGCACCCATCATGCACACCGAAGGGGGAGCAGCAAACATCGCGGGTGTCCTGGCAATCAACGAGGCCGGCTTTCAGACCAGTCATGTCTTCGATGACGCCGTCATTGAGGCCTTGAATCGGCGCTTTCGCCAGATGCTGGATCAACACGCCACACTGCTCAATCAGCGCGAGACACACGGCTGCGTGCGTCTCTGCCACGGCGATCTGCATTTGCGTAACCTCTTTTTTGGCGCAGATGGCCCGCGCATGTTCGATTGCATCGATTTCAACGACAAGATCGCAACCATCGACACTCTTTACGATCTCGCTTTCCTGCTGATGGATCTCTGGCACGGCGGCGAGAAGCACTTTGCCAATATCGTGATGAACCGGTACCTCGACCGCACAGACGAGGAAATCGGCCTGGCGCTCCTCCCCTTCTTCATGGCAGTACGCGCGGCCATCCGCGCCCATGTCACAGGTACGCGCATAGAGGAAGATGGTGACCACGACGGCTCTTTGACCGCATCTGCAGTCAGCTATGTTGATCTGGCGTCCGATCTCTTGAAGAAACAGCAACCCGTTCTGATCGCGCTTGGAGGTCTCAGCGGCTCCGGTAAATCGACGCTGGCGGAACATTTGGCCCCGAAGCTCGGCTTGCCGCCCGGCGCCCGCATCCAGGAAAGCGACAGGATCCGCAAAGCGATGTTTGGGACCCCACCCCGCGAGAAGCTACCTCTTCAGGCTTATCAGCCGGAAGTCTCCGCCAGGGTTTATGGCGATCTTGTCAGACGCAGCATCGAGGCGGCGTCAGGTGGTGCGGCTGTCATCGTCAATGCCGTCTTCGACAGGCCCGAAGACCGCCAAATGATCGAACAGGCCGCGCTGGATCATGGCATTGTCCTGCACGGCTTCTGGCTGGATGTCGACAGGCAAACACTCATCAAACGCGTCAAGGTGCGCCCGAAGGGCGTATCGGATGCGGATCTGGACGTTCTTGAAAAGCAATTGTCCAAGGACATCGGCGAAATGGGCTGGACGCGCGTTGACGCGTCCCGCGCAATGGAGGATGTGGGCCGGGACATCCTCCGCTCCGTCACTGTCAGCGGATGTTGAAACGCACCGGTGCAGTGATCGTCTTGTTGGCACCGGGAGGTGGCGCCGGCACCGGCGACGCCCGACGCACCATGTCGAGCACCGCATTGTCGAGCGTCGGGTAACCAGAGGAACGCGAAAGGGAAACAGAAAGGACGTTGCCGGAATCGTCAATCCGGAAACGAACATAGACCGTCCCCTCTTCACGATTGGCACGCGCAGCGGAGGGGTAGCGTTTGCGACGCTCCAGATGCGACATCAGACGGGACTGCCAGCGTGCCGGACTGACATTGCTGCTCGCTCCAGCCGCGTTCGCTGAGGCAGCATTCCGGTTGGACTGTGTTACTTCCGCCTTGGCCTGACGGGCGGCCTGCGAGGCTGGCGCTTCGGCACGCTTGGGCCGTTGCTGGCGCTCAACCTTCTTCGGCTCAGGCTTCTTTTCAACGGTTGGCTTTGGAGGTGTCGGTCGCGCGGTCGGGATCGGCACTTCGACGTTTTCGAGAGCGGCCATCACCATCTGCTCGATCGGATCCACAGGTTCTGGCTGTGGCTCCGGCTGAACAACAGGTTCTGGAAGAGGCTCCGGTGTAGGCTCAGGTTCGATGATCGGTTCGGGTGGCACTTCCGCCACCTCGGGCTCGACAATCGGCTCCGCCACCGGTTCAATTGGCTCCGGAAGAGGCAGTTCTTCCGGTTCCGGTGGCAAAGGTTGCGGCTCCACAGATGCCGTCTGCACCTCCTCGGCATCAACCGTATCCGGAGCAATATCTGTCTCTTCAGTGTTGATTGCCTCGGGCACCGGCGCAAGCTCGATCATGATTGCCGGCGGTGAGCCACTGTCAGCCGCTTCCATCGCCGGCTCGCGCATCAGAAAGGCCACGGCCCCGGCATGGGCGGCAAAAACAAGAAAAGCGGCGCTCGTCCACAGTGCCCATTCGCCGACGACCCCAGCACGCGACCGGATAAGTCCGCCCTCTGTCATGGCTGCGGCTCCACAACCGCCTCCGCTGAGGTCTCCGTGCTGCCCTCGTCGGAGCCGGTAGCAACCGGGGTCGGCAAAGCCTCCAGACCAACCAGGGCGATCTTGAGATAGCCTGCATTGCGCAGAAGGTTCATGACCTCCATGAAGCTGCCGTAGTCGACCGCCTTGTCAGCCCGCAAGAAGATCCGGGCATCCTTGTTGCCGCCGGTCGCCCGCTCGACCTCGACGCCAAGCTGCTCGCGCGCCACTGGATCGTTGCCAATGGCGAGAGTCAGATCCGGTTTCAAGGTCACATAGACCGGCTCGTCCGGACGCTGCGCAGGCTCTGCCGATGAGGCCGGGAGGTCCACATTCACATCGACCGTCGACAACGGCGCTGCCACCATGAAGATGATGAGCAGAACAAGCATGACATCGATGAACGGCGTCACGTTGATCTCGTGGTTTTCTGGCAGATCGTCGCCCGAGTTTTCCCGAATGCCACCAGCCATCGTCTTTACTCCGCAGCAACAGGAGCAGTGTCACGCTGATGACGTTGCCCATTCTTGCGGAAATCGAGATCGCGACTGACAAGCCGTTCGATGCCGGCGCCCGCATCGGCAATCAACTGGCGATAGCCGGTCACGGAACGCGCAAACTGATTGTAGAAGATGACGGCTGGAATAGCGGCCACAAGGCCAATCGCGGTGGCAAGCAAAGCTTCCGCGATACCTGGCGCAACAACGGCAAGGTTGGTTGTCTGTGTTTCGGCGATGCCGATGAAGGAATTCATGATGCCCCAAACCGTACCGAACAGGCCGACAAAAGGCGCAGTCGAGCCAATGCTGGCCAAGACGCCCGTGCCCTTCGACATGTTGCGACCGGCAGCGGCCTCGATGCGACCGAGGGCTGAGGCAACACGTTCCTTGACACCGCTGCCGCCAGCCTGATCGATGGCGGCATCCGACATCGTCACTTCACGCTTCGCGGCGCGAACCATGGTGGCGACGACACCACCACGTTGGCCGAGCTGATCCATGACCTCATCCAGCGTCCGGGCCTTCACGACAGCACGCAGACCACGCTTTGCCCTGCCCCGCGCGCCAAAAAGATGCAGGGACTTGGCAAGCCAAACGGTCCAGGTCAGCACCGAGGCGACGGCAAGCGAGATCATGACCGCCTTCACCACCCAGTCAGCAGCCATATACATGCCATAGGGGGAAAGATCGTGTA from Peteryoungia desertarenae encodes the following:
- a CDS encoding AAA family ATPase produces the protein MQLEDQSEVIRFLSDPSTYGATDKVEVIETHISVVFLVGDRAFKLKRAVKLPYADFSTPDLRRHYCQRELELNGRAAPEIYRAIRRITRSRDGSLVFEGSGEPVDFVVEMLRFDQRDLFDRMAADHRLTTAIMEETADRIIAFHKTAPIMHTEGGAANIAGVLAINEAGFQTSHVFDDAVIEALNRRFRQMLDQHATLLNQRETHGCVRLCHGDLHLRNLFFGADGPRMFDCIDFNDKIATIDTLYDLAFLLMDLWHGGEKHFANIVMNRYLDRTDEEIGLALLPFFMAVRAAIRAHVTGTRIEEDGDHDGSLTASAVSYVDLASDLLKKQQPVLIALGGLSGSGKSTLAEHLAPKLGLPPGARIQESDRIRKAMFGTPPREKLPLQAYQPEVSARVYGDLVRRSIEAASGGAAVIVNAVFDRPEDRQMIEQAALDHGIVLHGFWLDVDRQTLIKRVKVRPKGVSDADLDVLEKQLSKDIGEMGWTRVDASRAMEDVGRDILRSVTVSGC
- a CDS encoding energy transducer TonB, encoding MTEGGLIRSRAGVVGEWALWTSAAFLVFAAHAGAVAFLMREPAMEAADSGSPPAIMIELAPVPEAINTEETDIAPDTVDAEEVQTASVEPQPLPPEPEELPLPEPIEPVAEPIVEPEVAEVPPEPIIEPEPTPEPLPEPVVQPEPQPEPVDPIEQMVMAALENVEVPIPTARPTPPKPTVEKKPEPKKVERQQRPKRAEAPASQAARQAKAEVTQSNRNAASANAAGASSNVSPARWQSRLMSHLERRKRYPSAARANREEGTVYVRFRIDDSGNVLSVSLSRSSGYPTLDNAVLDMVRRASPVPAPPPGANKTITAPVRFNIR
- the exbD gene encoding TonB system transport protein ExbD; protein product: MAGGIRENSGDDLPENHEINVTPFIDVMLVLLIIFMVAAPLSTVDVNVDLPASSAEPAQRPDEPVYVTLKPDLTLAIGNDPVAREQLGVEVERATGGNKDARIFLRADKAVDYGSFMEVMNLLRNAGYLKIALVGLEALPTPVATGSDEGSTETSAEAVVEPQP
- the exbB gene encoding tonB-system energizer ExbB; the encoded protein is MLLTSMGRSIRLFGFLSLILIFAGASQAQENTGPATSAPDASTTLVSPDLARPQGANSVDAAPVVGAPASVSPAAASASPVVAAPAATQRLIGQQSADPVAQPSAGVEDPAASGTATAGPVSTGVAPVSADETAVRAANVEAGAAPEDTASAASAAHGIHDLSPYGMYMAADWVVKAVMISLAVASVLTWTVWLAKSLHLFGARGRAKRGLRAVVKARTLDEVMDQLGQRGGVVATMVRAAKREVTMSDAAIDQAGGSGVKERVASALGRIEAAAGRNMSKGTGVLASIGSTAPFVGLFGTVWGIMNSFIGIAETQTTNLAVVAPGIAEALLATAIGLVAAIPAVIFYNQFARSVTGYRQLIADAGAGIERLVSRDLDFRKNGQRHQRDTAPVAAE